A section of the Virgibacillus sp. NKC19-3 genome encodes:
- a CDS encoding metal-binding protein ZinT encodes MKRLLISLLSLLLLSFYLTACQATESEQVETEEGGEEVHTDEEHDHQEDSESRMEAPEDIEIEGVADHYHTGDTIELTATLDEDSQFDHWHWYSREGKNGEWEVVSGQETETFTDEATVDGLEIKAVLFDNDHEPSVQSEPVEVVIDDHHGDDEESQQIYEGYFEDSQVEDRELSDWEGDWQSVYPYLLSGDLDEVFETKAEDGEMTEEEYKEYYTTGYETDLDRIIIEDEKVTFIENDNEYSGTYASDGYEILDYEAGNRGVRFIFEFVDGSDEMPQYIQFSDHNIFPTESYHFHLYWGDDREELLEEVTNWPTYYPSDLDEEGIVRDLLAH; translated from the coding sequence ATGAAGAGATTGCTAATTAGTTTACTAAGCTTATTGTTGCTAAGTTTCTATTTAACAGCATGTCAAGCGACAGAAAGCGAGCAAGTTGAAACAGAGGAAGGTGGAGAAGAAGTACATACAGATGAGGAGCATGATCATCAAGAAGATAGCGAATCACGTATGGAAGCACCGGAAGATATAGAAATCGAAGGAGTTGCTGATCATTATCATACCGGAGATACGATTGAGCTAACTGCCACATTAGATGAGGATTCCCAGTTTGATCATTGGCACTGGTACAGTAGAGAAGGCAAAAATGGGGAATGGGAAGTTGTTTCCGGACAAGAGACAGAAACATTTACTGATGAAGCAACCGTTGATGGTTTAGAAATTAAAGCTGTCTTATTCGATAATGACCACGAGCCAAGCGTCCAATCCGAGCCTGTGGAAGTTGTCATTGATGACCATCATGGTGATGATGAAGAAAGTCAACAAATATATGAAGGTTATTTTGAAGATAGTCAAGTTGAAGATCGGGAGTTGTCTGATTGGGAAGGGGATTGGCAATCGGTTTATCCATACCTTTTATCCGGAGATTTAGACGAAGTGTTTGAAACCAAAGCAGAAGATGGAGAGATGACTGAAGAGGAATACAAGGAGTATTATACGACTGGATATGAAACAGATCTTGATCGCATTATTATTGAGGATGAAAAAGTAACATTTATCGAAAATGACAATGAATATTCGGGAACGTATGCATCAGATGGCTACGAAATTCTTGATTATGAAGCAGGTAATCGAGGGGTGCGATTTATATTTGAATTCGTTGATGGATCCGATGAAATGCCCCAATATATTCAATTTAGTGATCATAATATTTTTCCGACGGAATCCTATCATTTCCACTTATATTGGGGAGATGATCGTGAGGAGCTTTTAGAGGAAGTTACGAATTGGCCAACGTATTATCCTTCCGATTTAGATGAAGAGGGTATCGTACGTGATTTGTTAGCACATTAA
- a CDS encoding CobW family GTP-binding protein: MSQETPIPVTILTGFLGAGKTTLLNNLLYDMSDEKVAVIINEFGDTSIDGQLVIPTKEEIIEINSGCICCNVRGDLIHLLNNLMKQEEKMDRVVIETTGMANPAPVIQTFLMDEQTADAFEIDSVITMVDAKHIRQHLKEEEPGKQIAFADILLLNKLDLITGDEKSQLQKQLMHMNPNAKQFYTTYGNVDTKDVIGKKPFDLDNALNMDPNLLTETHHHHNHQVTSFVFQEDRPLDLEKVNQWFAYLVRVKGENLYRYKGVLSIKQFHKKVVFQGVHMLFAGTEGDAWMKDEKRQSEVVFIGKHLDHQELERGFQYCLA, encoded by the coding sequence TTGTCACAAGAGACACCGATTCCGGTAACGATCTTAACTGGTTTTTTAGGCGCTGGTAAAACTACATTGTTAAATAACTTGTTGTATGATATGTCAGATGAGAAGGTTGCTGTCATCATCAATGAGTTTGGTGATACATCCATTGATGGTCAGCTAGTGATACCAACAAAAGAAGAAATCATTGAAATAAACAGCGGCTGTATTTGCTGTAATGTGCGCGGTGATTTAATCCACTTATTAAATAATTTAATGAAGCAGGAAGAGAAAATGGACAGGGTTGTCATTGAGACAACAGGTATGGCAAACCCAGCTCCGGTTATTCAAACTTTTCTGATGGATGAGCAAACCGCAGATGCCTTTGAAATTGACAGTGTCATTACGATGGTAGACGCGAAACATATACGGCAACATCTAAAGGAAGAAGAACCGGGGAAGCAGATTGCTTTTGCTGATATTTTGCTTTTAAATAAGTTGGATTTGATTACGGGAGATGAAAAAAGCCAGCTGCAAAAACAGTTGATGCATATGAATCCCAATGCTAAGCAGTTTTATACTACTTATGGAAACGTAGACACCAAAGATGTAATAGGGAAGAAACCCTTTGATTTAGACAATGCATTAAACATGGATCCCAATCTATTAACAGAAACACATCATCATCACAATCATCAAGTGACATCTTTTGTATTCCAGGAAGATCGTCCACTCGATTTAGAAAAAGTGAATCAGTGGTTTGCCTATCTAGTCCGTGTAAAAGGAGAAAATCTATATCGTTACAAGGGTGTACTTTCTATTAAACAGTTTCATAAAAAAGTTGTGTTTCAAGGGGTACACATGCTATTTGCAGGTACAGAAGGCGATGCATGGATGAAGGATGAAAAAAGACAGAGCGAGGTTGTTTTTATTGGAAAGCATCTTGACCATCAAGAATTGGAAAGGGGCTTTCAATATTGCCTTGCTTAA
- the rpsN gene encoding 30S ribosomal protein S14, with translation MAKKSKIAKEKKRQQMVAQYAALRRELKAKGDYEALRKLPRDASPTRLKNRCAITGRPRGYLRKFNMSRIAFREYAHKGQIPGVKKASW, from the coding sequence ATGGCTAAAAAATCCAAAATCGCAAAAGAGAAAAAGCGACAGCAAATGGTTGCACAATATGCGGCATTACGAAGAGAACTAAAGGCAAAAGGGGATTATGAGGCACTTCGTAAATTGCCGCGTGATGCTTCGCCAACACGTTTAAAAAATCGTTGTGCAATTACAGGTAGACCACGCGGATATTTACGGAAATTCAACATGTCACGTATTGCCTTTAGGGAATATGCGCATAAAGGACAAATTCCCGGTGTGAAAAAAGCAAGCTGGTAA
- a CDS encoding NAD(P)/FAD-dependent oxidoreductase: MSKIYDVIIVGAGPSGIGVAAILKQMNASFLVLEKEEVGASFLHWPEEMRFITPSFPAQGFGQTDLNAIVPKTSPAYTLDMEHPTGSAYAKYLNVVAEHFAIPVKKGVQVNHVNKKDSIFSIETFAGTYQSRYVVWAAGQHQYPNLRPFPGADIAIHNSQISSWAELNGNDFIVVGGYESGMDAAYQLGKLGKKATVIARTNTWELDNSDPSIALSVYTYNRVRHLFDSNLLTVAGNTAVTQIEANASGYDVYTTDGGVYFTPEKPILATGFEGSTTLIENLVTRGEHNEVLVNEKDESLATPGLFLAGPELRHDDHIFCYIYKFRQRYAVIAETIGWDLSLDLSILEMYKQENFYLNDLSACGEMCQC, from the coding sequence GTGAGTAAAATATATGATGTCATAATTGTCGGAGCTGGTCCTTCCGGAATTGGTGTTGCAGCTATACTGAAGCAAATGAATGCCTCTTTTCTGGTTTTGGAAAAAGAGGAGGTAGGAGCTTCCTTTTTGCACTGGCCGGAGGAAATGCGGTTTATTACCCCTTCTTTTCCGGCACAGGGATTTGGACAAACGGATTTAAATGCAATCGTTCCGAAAACTTCGCCAGCTTATACACTTGATATGGAGCATCCTACTGGATCTGCTTACGCGAAATACCTGAATGTAGTGGCTGAGCATTTTGCTATTCCTGTTAAAAAAGGAGTTCAAGTGAACCATGTAAACAAAAAGGATTCCATTTTTTCCATAGAGACATTCGCAGGCACTTACCAGAGCCGCTATGTGGTTTGGGCAGCTGGTCAGCATCAATATCCCAATTTAAGGCCTTTTCCTGGAGCAGATATTGCTATTCATAATAGTCAGATTTCATCATGGGCGGAGCTGAATGGAAATGATTTTATCGTTGTCGGAGGATATGAAAGTGGCATGGATGCTGCTTATCAATTAGGAAAGCTTGGTAAAAAGGCTACTGTCATTGCTAGGACAAATACATGGGAACTGGATAACAGTGATCCGAGTATTGCCTTGTCCGTCTATACTTATAATAGGGTACGCCATTTATTTGATTCGAATTTACTAACTGTTGCGGGCAATACAGCAGTAACCCAAATCGAAGCAAATGCATCCGGATATGATGTGTATACAACGGACGGAGGAGTATATTTTACTCCGGAAAAACCTATTCTAGCAACCGGTTTTGAGGGGAGTACCACCCTAATCGAAAACTTGGTCACACGCGGTGAGCATAATGAAGTACTTGTGAATGAGAAGGATGAATCGCTTGCAACTCCTGGTCTGTTTCTGGCAGGACCAGAACTGCGGCATGATGATCATATTTTTTGTTACATTTATAAATTCCGCCAGCGTTATGCAGTCATAGCTGAAACAATCGGCTGGGATTTAAGCTTAGATTTATCTATTTTAGAAATGTATAAGCAGGAAAACTTTTATTTAAATGATCTGTCAGCGTGCGGAGAAATGTGCCAATGCTAG